The genomic segment GACGGCACTGTGTGTCCCTGTGTGTGCCTGAACCAGCCCAGAGCGCTTTGAGAGCAGCCTGCTAACAGCTGAGCTGCAACCACCCTGGGGTGAGCAGAGGCAGCTGTCTAACAGCATGTCACATGCTGCAAAAGGGAAGGCTGCGCTTAAAACAGGCCGTTCTGGGTACATGACCTGCTGGTTAGTCCAGAGCATTAGAAAAcacctcatttttttctggcaGCTTCCGGTGGTTGCTCCACGTGTTGTGAGACTGCACTGGACAGGGAGGTGTTGGTGGGATGTCACTGGAGAACACACGACGAAGCAATTGCTCATCTCGTTAAGTCTCGGAGTTGTCTGATGTTTGGCAGTTTCCAATGGTTTGATTCTCCTCCCGTCTAGGTTCATTGTCCCAATTTCCTGCGTGATCTGCAATGACATCATGGCGTACATGTTTGGCTTCTTCTTTGGCCGCACCCCGCTCATCAAGGTTCGTAACGCTCTGGCGAACAAAACTGCAGGCGCCTTTCAGTAGCCTGCAGCCCTTGACCCTAGGTGGGAGAGCAGGCCAGAGCAGTGGAGGTAGCTACGGAAGGGTGGGCTGCGATGTCTGGAGAAATTGAATGCATATTAAAGTCAGGTCCTTAAACATTCTTGTCTGAAAAGCTTCATCTGCTAAGTTAAACAAGAAGAAAGTCCGTGAAAAGACTACTAATAAAAAATAAGTCGAATGTATACCTTTTGGCTTCTTTGGGTCTTAATCCCAATCCCTGTTCTCTGATCTCCAGTTTGGGCACGTCCCAACGTTTGAGGCTGCGAAGTGAAACGGAGCATTTCAGACAAAGAGGGCAGTGTGAGGTTTTGACTAAGCCTTACTTGTTGATTGTTTGCACCATTTTATGTTTGCCTCAGCAATTCACAATTGAGGAAGGGCTGCGTATGTGTGTGGTGGTGTCTGTAGATGCACAATTTTTGACTACccccttcttctctctttctctctggctgCAGCTCTCCCCAAAGAAGACCTGGGAAGGTTTTATAGGAGGGTTTTTTGCCACCGTTTTATTTGGATTGCTGGTAAGTAGCATGGcactttcttaatttttctttttccttcattaggTGACATATTGGAGAAAGATGTCGGTCCCCTTTAGACCCGTATGACACGTTCATTACAATAGTTGTCCTTGAAGCTTTCTCTCTTGTCTGCCAAAGAGTAGAGACCGTGGTGTCTCCACAGATGCTGTACATATGCAGACAAAGCGTCTGAGGATCCCGTTGGATGAATGCAGTGCATCATTTCAAGCACTGCATGGGGAATTCAGTGCTCTTTCTGGCACTTTGCTCTACTGCAGGACTAGAGCATGAGAAAAAGCAGCTTATTTTCATTACATGCACAATTTAAGTGAAGCCTTTAACTGGATAGGAAGTCATGAGGCCTGCATCATCTCTGAGTATTAGAATATTCTTATCTATTTTTATGACGATCTCTGTGTTTGGTTGCTGTCCGCTCAGCCAAATGGTGCAGCCTGTCTCAGCCTGTAAATGCAGGGCCTCTGATCGCTGCTTGCTGAACAGATGCACTTCTTAAAGGAAATGCTTACTATGCCTTTAGCCAATTAATTCTTCTCAGGAGAGTAATCTTCTTAATGAAATCAGGAATGTGGCTCCCTCCTAGCCTTGTCTCCTTGAGTTGCCTTGCGAGTGTCTCAGCCTCCTTGCTCAGGAACTATTAATCCTCCTTCCTCTTGgcgcatctctctctctgtctccttgaAGCTGTCTTACGTGATGTCTGGGTACCGGTGCTTCACCTGTCCGGTGGAATTCAACAATGACACCAACAGCTTCACGGTGGACTGCGAGCCGTCCGAGCTGTTCCAGCTACAGGAGTACAACATCCCCGTGGTGCTGCAGTCCGTGGTTGGCTGGGTAGGACTCTTGCTGCACACGCTGCCAGCGATTGCCTGGCAGGAGGCTACTAAAAGGGTTTTGTTTATTGGGATAAAACACCAAGAAGAGAGTGGGGCTATGTTTTAATGCTCCAAAAACCTATGTGGCAAGAAATGCTGGTACTAGACCTAGTAAAGAGGGAAATGAATGGTGTTCCCTGCTGGTGGAAGTCCCAGAGGAATTCTTCCAAGCCTGGTGGCTTAAGCCGTTTGTAAACCAACTGGCCTAAAACCTGGAGAGAATGGAAACGGGGCAAGCGGTGGGTAAGATGATCCAGAAGACATCTTGCAGCTCCCTTTTGTACAGACTGGGTCCCAGGGTGATTTGCCTTGAGATGTGTGTTGAGACTCTGAAGATAACCATTACCTATCGGGGTGAGGGAAAGGCATCTGAAGAGGCCCAGTGGCATTTTCCTAACACTGTTTCCCAGGGGATGTGTATGTAGCATTTTGGAAGAGCTGGCTGTCCAGAACCACTGGTCGCTTGCAGATCTTGGCTTTGGATTTAGCAAAGCAAGCTTCAGGGAAGTGCTGTACTTTGTGAAAAccctcctctgacgtgtttttctttctgcagaagacAGTCCGGATGTACCCCTTCCAAATCCACAGCATCGCGCTGTCTACTTTTGCCTCCCTCATTGGGCCGTTTGGAGGCTTCTTTGCTAGTGGATTTAAGAGGGCCTTCAAAATCAAGGTAAGGACACCCCTCTTCTCAAAGGCCATTTACCTTTTAAAAGGCAAAGACTGAAGTGATACAGACTGTCCATTAGGAGTTGCTGCCACTATATGTTGTCCATCTCCTCCAAGGAGTGAAAAGCTGGGAGCtttgggagggaagagaaggttTGTTCTGTCACGGATTGTGCCCCaccattttattctattttttttgacTGAATGGGTGAGGGGGAAGATCTTAAAAATCAAACTGTGATATTCTAAATCCCGCTTTAATGCAGAACTTGAGGTAGAGGAACAAAGACCAAGTCAGGAAATTTTGCAATCTGGGCTTCCCTTGATGTGTTGCAGGCAGCTTTTATGTATAAACAGTCTTCTGTACAGTTAAGAAGCCTTGAACGGCAGGGCAGGGTTGCAAGCGATAAACATTAGCCTTCCTTGACCCTGGCAGATCTCAGTTAAGTCTTGATATTCCTCAGGCGCTAATGGCCTTCATAAAGGAGAAACTTTTAAAACCAGGGGAGATGCCAAGCAAAATTAATGCTTAGGCTGACTTCTGCCTTCTCAGAAGAATTAGAGCGTGCGTATGAGTGTAGAGCGTAGATGTACATATAGCGAGTGCAGGTAATGGGCATTTGTGACTGCTTAATGCAATCCTTTCTGATTTGCACAGGACTTTGCCAACACAATCCCTGGCCACGGAGGTATCATGGACCGCTTTGACTGTCAGTACCTGATGGCCACCTTTGTTAATGTGTACATCGCAAGCTTTATCAGGTATTTGTAACTTTATGGTGAAATTTGGGGGCCCTGTCAAGCTTGAGTGACAGGTCCATAGTAAGAGCCAGTTGTTATCCCCATGAGATTAACATCTAAAAATACAAGACAAAGAATGAGAGAGGAAACGGAGCTTGAAGAAGGGAAGCACCTTTTGCCAGTGTCATGCTGAGCTGGGAACACAACCCTTGTTTCCCAAGTTGTATTATTTCAGTCCCCCTGAAACTTCTCTGTGTTCCTTATGCCTGTGTTCCTTGAGTCTTGAACAGTTTCCCCAGAGCTGATTGAGtggaaaaatctgtttctctcGCATTAAATAATAGTTCTGTAGCCACACTTAGAAGGAGTGGGCGACATGACTACTATTTTAAGCCTATTCTTTTGATCAAACTGTGCCTGGGTTCCCAGACCCTTGAGACTTAGCAGTGTGACTCATTGATAATGATGCTTTTGTGTTGCAGAGGTCCTAACCCAAGCAAACTGATCCAGCAGTTCTTAACCCTGCGGCCAGACCAGCAGCTCCACATCTTCAACACGCTAAAAGCGCACCTTGTCGACAAGGGTATGTTAGCTAGTTTGGAGGACGCATAGACACCCAGACAATTggaacagaactgaaaaacagaCAAGTCTCCCCAAGGAAATTCCTGGCTTGCCTGATTTGAGACAATAACAAGGCCTCATTTCACtgtaacttttcttcctttcttggtaaatgtttgcatttgtggggttttttttataatatatttatatagcttTGGTTAAAATCAGCAAATCTGAGTTTGTAGCTGGAAAGGAGTTAAGGCTTGGAAGGACTGTTGGGTGAAATAGCAAGGTACAGCTGTTCTCCTGGGTCTGTTCTTAGGCTTGTGGGCAGAGCCTAACGTTTCCTTTGAGTGTTGCTTATGCAGGGAATGCACAAAGTGTCATCTGCGCAGCATCCTCTGCATGCGTCGGAGCCAACAGGGAAAGTGAAGTCTTGCAGCTCCccagcttccttcctcctcccctctccgCTCACGACGGGCCCCGATGCTCTCCTGGTGGTAACTGTGAATGAACATGTTAATTTTCCCAGAAAGCCCGAGGCTCGATTAATTGGAAGAGGACCGTGCGCTAGTCTAGCCACGTCTCCCCTGCCCAGGCAGGCGCAGGCATCTATTTTGACTTGCTGGTTTTCTCTGCGCCTCCCACGTTCGCCCTTATGGCAGGTGTTTTGGCGAATCAGATCTTTTTTAACCAATTAAACCACAAACAGACTACAGTAAAGGCTTTGCATTGAGCACAAGGAATCAAGAAACTGGTCGTTGCTGTAGGAATGTGGGAGGTCCAAATTGCTTCAAAATTGAATCAgataaatagatattttaaagaacattaaaattTCACTGAGTAAATCCTACCAAGCAAGAACAACTGTTTAAATAACTTGGCTCATTTTTTCTCCTCATGTAACCTTTAAGAAAGCAACGTTGAACCACACTTTATTTCTTGATGGTTGGAAACGCTACACCGAGATATTTTAACTGATGTGGAGAGCAAGTTTCCAACGTAGTTTCTTTTCTGACATTTGCAAGCTGGGGCTCCGGCACCCCGCTGGTGctgtcagttgttttttttttttctttcagggatCATGTCTCTCACCTGTTTGTTACTTGAGTTCTAGATGTCGTGCTGCTGAGTTTATCATGGTCTGTGTTGCATTTCAGTCTGGCTTTGGTTACCTGcaggctgctgtcctgctttgctTACTAAATCTTGTCATAAATAGGTTGCACTTAATAGTTGGAAGTTTTATCTGAGTACTTTCCTTTATTTTGtcatacttttttattatttaaaaatgaaagcccTAAAgattgtaaaactttttttttttgtgatcagATATTGAAAATATCCCCAGTTTATACTAGATCTTACGCAATGTTCCCATGTACAAGGTATCTCTGATTTTACTTCTTTCCATAGTttgtgcaggagagagagaaactttACCTTATTTTAACCTGGCGAACGAGTGACAGGGAAAGATAATACAGAAGTACATTGGTGTTTTCAAGCAGTTGCTGACATGAACCTTTTACACACGCATACAGAGACACGTACGCCCCACAGGCTAGCTAACCATCGATGCAGAATAAAACACCTGAAAATATTTCGTAGCTCACGCTCCATATTCTGACACTGCCGTTGCTTTCATTTACCTTGAGAAAGCGAGAGAGAGCGTGCGCGTGTGAGTGTAAGTGTATTCATAGATACCAGTCTCTCTCTCTTATATTTCTATGTGACTCTGTGTGTGTTGTAAGCACTGCTTCATCTTCCTGCCCAGGAACCGCAGAGCTGCGGCGTGCATCCATTGCACTGCAAACACCGGTGTCTGATCAGCATCTGCTTCAGGCTGCGATTCACAGCGATTTGTCTGAGTAAAGCTGGGCAGAGCGAGGGCTGGGGCCGCGTGCGAGGAGTGCCGGGGCTGGGAATACACGTGGAAATGCCAGGGTTTTCGGCAGGACCTGAAAAGTAGCTTGTCCCGCAGTCGGACAAGCTGGTGCTTTTCTGGATTTTCCCTGCCTGATGCCAACATCTGCCAAATTCCCTTGTACCGTGCTGTTGGGTCGTAAATCAGTCACCAGAAGAAGCTGCAGTGTTGGTAAATACTACAAAAGCGTGTTGCTCTTTATAATAGGACATTTTTCATATGGGTCTCTAGTGTTCTGCTCTTCTTGCTTTAAATCTTTTGTACTTCTTATTGTAGTTAGTGGGGCAAAAAAACTCCAAACCCAACACAAAGCACTGCATACTTTTGATCTGGAATAAAATCTGGGCCTTTTTTAATGGTGTAGTGCTGGATGCAGACACTGGAGGGCAAAGCAGTTGCGTTTGGTGGCTCCAGAGGGTTGGGAGAGCAGAAATAGCGGTAGGCATGTGGGTGGCTTTGCTGATGAGCCcgcagctttctttttttctcctttctcttccttcctagcagtgaaGAGTAAAGCTAGTGTAAAGGGTTTAGCATCCCACACTGATGTTTACTGAACTTAACGGGAACAGTGCATCCATTTgagaaggggagagagactgGGACGTTAGGTTATCCGCCGGCTCtgcggcaggagctgcctgttGCTCTGTGGTGCCGAGCACGTGTGCGGGGAtgcgcaggcaggcagagcttgtCAAGCTTTGCAAAAcctgagccctgctgcagcccgcGTGGGACGGTAGGTTGGGAGAGAGGCTTACGGAGCTAGCGTGACCGGAGAGGCCGACCCGACCCCAGGGACGTCCAGGCGGCGTGGGGCTGTTCGCGTGAACTCGCTCCGGCCGCGTGGCTCGACTGCCCTGCGGGCTCGGCGTTACCTGAGGTTTTGGCTTGCTGGGGAAGTTCCTCCTGCCTGGGCCCAGCGGGAGGGAAATCAGGTGTGGGAATGGATGGAGAGGGACCGAGCGCTTTTAATAAGCCGGGGATGGCACGTAGCTAgaaagctgcttttctgcagcGCGGCGAGCTGGCTGTCCCGGTGGAGTGGCTCTGAACGTTGATGGCAAGTTTGCTGGTGGGTGAAGGCTGTTCAGTGGCGTGGTCTGGGCTCTGCTCTGatctgcagcctgcacaggcagGGCTCTGTTAGACGTGTCTAGACAAACTCTCGGCATGCCCAGATGGGAATTAGCTTCTCTGTCTTCGCTCGTGGCCCAAATTAGTCTGCAAATTGGATGCGCAGCCAGACTGTGGCCTGCACTGCTCAGCACAACGTTAAAACCTGGTTGCTGCTTGTGGTGTCATGTTCCGTGCCCATCGCCGTCTATTATTTAGATAATCTCTGTGGCAATGGGTCTGCTGTCACGGACGCGAAGGGGCAGCTTCTGCCATGGGACTTTACGCGAGTGGAGCAAAGCCCGTAGCATCGGCTAGTGCTTGGCGCCAGGTTGGGAACTGCCACTGTCGTATACTTCAAGGTAGGGCTCCTGTTTCATCATGAAAAGTATCACGAGATCGCCTGTGGTCCCTGCCCGCTGTGCCAGCCCCAGAGCTGCATTTTGTACTGCTGTAATCTTTGTGTGTTCCTGTTCTCCAGATCTGATGTGTTCATACCATCCGCTTCTTTCTCTGTGCATCGTTCTTTTGATTAATGTTTTAGCTACACATGTAGAGTTGCCTTTCTTTGACTGAATGTCCGAATGTGATATAttgtatattttaaagtatttaccCTATTTATATACTATATGTTACTGTTAAATAAATATAAGTTCCATTATCCGTGCGGGAGTTTTATTTGTCCCTGCTCACAAACGGGGCAGAGCCGCCTAATCTGGCGGTGCCTGGTCCGGAGGGTCTTGAGCAAAATTACTTTCCGTTGTCCACTGGATGGTTGGGGAGATGCTGAAAACCTTTCCTCCAGGGTCTTTAAAGCAGATCAGTCTATCTTAAACcctctcttgtttcttttttttccgtAGGAGTAATCTGAGCCCCAGAGTTTGGATATTaacaggagctgcagggagcgTGAGTGCAGTGCTTTCCCCGTAGAGAAGGTGTTAGCCCCAAGGCCCTTGTCATGGAAGTGGTCAACAGAGAGAAAAGGCTGCTAATTCCCTCCTCAGCAGGAGACGAGGCATCGTCGTGTCCCTGCAGAGCGCTAGGGACCAACGCTGGTATCTTTTGACTCCCCCAGTTCTTGCCCCATAGCCGTCCTTCCTCAGGGATCTTCCTTCTTGCAGACCGGGTTGCCTGCAAACTGTGTTATTTTTAGTTCTTGTGTTATTTTGACTGTTGTTTGATTTAAACCAACTGACCAGCAGCCCTGCTTTTGCTTCCTGTCAccaaaaaaaagtggaaatgatgctttctctttttctgtagcaAACTTGTAAAATCTGCTCTGAAGCCACAAATCTCACCCAAACCCTTGCTGCAACATGTCTTCCTCAGAGGAGTTGGCCCGTTGAACAAGAAACTGCTGAGCAGCACCATGCAGTGTTCATCAGTCCTCTGGAACAGTTAACGTGCTGTGACCAAGAGGTCGTTAAAGATAAACCCTTTTTTTGAAAACAGACTAAGAAacacttctcctgcagcagggtAACTGCTGCCTGGCCTGAACTATTGCAGTGCTCAGGGGTCAAGAGATGCAACATTCGCCATGTCTTCTCTAGTCCCATCTGAGCACGTAGGGGTTAGGTAATAGATGGAGAATTAAGCTCTGTTAAcactctccccctcctcccaggTTAGTTTGTCCTGCACTTTAGTTCTGCTTTATCTGCAGCCGTTAACTGAGTTTCCTCGTTGCTGTGACGTGGGTTTCAGCGAGATGCCCTGCCGCCGAGGCAGCCCGGAAACGTGCGTGCCCACGCTGCAGTGAGTCAGACGCATCTGATGCGCCGCATCCTCGGTGCCTGGCCAGTCTGCATCGCTCCCGGCAGTGCTGCCCGCCTTGCTGCGCTGCGGCTGGGCCCCGAGCTCgggtgggagctgggggggggggggggggagaccccCTTCTCCAGGTGTTGTGAACATACGGCTGTTTGCGTGAAGATCACCCTCGTTCCTCCTAGACCTGTGCCCGTCGAACTGCATAAAGCGTTCGGAAGTCACCCTTCCCAGCGCAAATCCTGCCTGGTGCTCCGTGCACTTAGTATTGTAAGGATACTAAGCCTCAAGCCAAGCCTGCCTCTGCTGCAAGCAGGTCTCAGCACAACCCtccttcctgctgtcttctaaagCGTCTTTCCATTTGCTGGTGGTGGGTCAGAACAGCTTCCCCATGAAATCTGGAGAGAATAGGgtttcagaacaaaacaaaacaacagtttTATGGGCTGAGATATGTCCAAGGCCCCTTGGGGCATTCACATCAGGAACAGGTCCCCCGGCACGATCTCTGAGAAGACCCCAAGTCCCAAACCCCGCAGCAGGGTGGCTGGTGGGACCACGCGGGTGGCAGCCCAAAGAGCTCCGCAGGAGCTTGCTGAGGGCTTTTTCGGGGTGCTGGCGGGAGCAGGGAGCCCCAGCGCTGTCGCGGAGGGACATTCGTAACCGCAAGCGGACGTGGGAGCCCCGGCGTCTCGCGAGAGCTCGCTGCTGCGCGCAGGGCACAGGGGTTTGTCTGAACTGCACGAAGTCGCGCTGAAACGCCTGCCGTTTCCTTTCCCTTTGAAGGGAACGCGCTGCGTGACATCCTGTTCACACGGGCAGCTGGCGGCGGGTGGGCAGGGGCTGTCTTACACAAGCTGCTGTGGGGTTTCGTAAAAGTGCAGTTGAAAAAAGGGATCAAAATGCATGAAACACTGGAGTTCCTCCTTCTCTCTGCAGCTTATTAATAAAAGGGAAAATGACGCTAAATTCTAGAGCTCTTAACAGCACCCTTCACTGGGGGTAGGAGGAAAATGGGGGTAATTCAAGGAGTTTGGGCGCAAAGCAGGGTTTTGTACAGGTTACTGTAGTTCAGGCTCGGGTCCTGAGGCTGAGCGTGATCGGCTGCTCCGTTGCGATAGCTCCACTTTCCGCGCTGCCTCGTGCCGTCACGTTTCCAGGGCTTTTGGCAGCGGAATATGTGAGACGGGGGATGTCTGAGCTGGCGCGTCctggggctttcttttttttgacctGGATGAGGAATAGCAGCGTCCTGAACTCAAGGAGACCAGTATTTGCCTGCAATTAGACAGCCCCTGATGGGTTCAGCCTAGGTTGGGCTGGGATCGGGTGGTCGGAGCAGGTGCCTCCCCTCCTTGCCCTGGTGGCATGTCCTGAACTGATGCTACTGCCCTGCTGGCCTAAAAAACCCTTTGCAGGCGGCTTGCTGCGTCCCTGGCATGTGCCACCAAAGCGCATGACGGCGGGCAGCAGATCCGAGCAGGAACCCTTCGCCGTGTCCTCCTTCAGCACATCGAGCGCACCAGCTCGCTGCTCCTGCTTTCTGTCCGGGACCACTTCCCCCTCCGCAGACCCCCAGCTCTCCAGCACGGGCTCTTCGGGCAGGGATttggggggcaggcaggggctgaCGTGCCCCCGTCAGCCCTGTGGCATGCGTTCCCACGTCTCGCCGCAGTGCTCACTGTTATTTGCTCTATCCGTGTATTTGCTAGCACAGGAATCCTTCCTTCCCTTCATTCCTGCATCCCGCAAGCTGCACCTCCATGCGATTGCATCGCTGAGAGGCGATTTGCTTTGCATATGTGCAGCTACCTCCCTCTTAGGAAGACAGCATGCAACGGCATCGTGGAACAGGGTAAGCTCGCTGCCTCGAGTGCAGACGGTGGCTTTGCCCAGCGCTGCGGGGTGGACAGGCCTGTGCCCACGTCCCCGGCCCTCGCGGGGGAATCGGGGTCCCTGCAGTGCCGAAGCACTGCATCAGCGTGGCTGCGCGGCGTCTTTTTGGACGCATCTTGGCGCATAAGCCGCAGACCTGAGCTTCACACAGGTTGCCAGCATTGACAACGCTGGTTTAGAAGCTGTAAAGGAAACTGTGCCAGCGCTTGCAGCCCTGTGGGAAGCCataccagtataaaccagtactGTGCATATAGCGGAATTTACGTGTCAGCATAACCGTGCCATCTCTCCTCTGTCACCCAAATTGCACCGCTCCAGAGGCATCGAAATCCTACGTGGCTGCAAACATTGCTTGCTGCCATCCACCCGAAGGCTCCCCCGCGCAGGGACGTTTGCTGTGCACTGCTTTGCACTTAGTGCAGTCATCGGCATAGAGCAACGGAGGTTCAAAAAACCTCAAATCAGCTTTGGGGACAATTCGGCAGTTGTAATAAGCAAGCGCAAGCGGACACCCAAGTCGTCCCAGGCCGTGCCCGCACAGCCGCCCCGGCCGGGAGCTCCCCACGTGCAGCACCCCGTCCTCAAGGCGCTGAGCCCCGACGAGCGCAGCGGCTCTGCGGCGCAGCAAAGCAGTTCCCGAaagcctgggctgggctgcaccCTCCGGCCATGAGGCAGTCGCGGCTGCAGCACGCCGGCGGCGCAGAAGAGGCCAGCCACTTCCTCAAGCGCGGAGAGATGCACGCGAAAACGCAGCGCGGCTGCCCTGCTGGCTACCGGCGCGTTGCCGCGGCGGCTGGGCACGGACTGCTGCTGCCTCGGCGCCTCTGACTTGGCGTGACTGAGGTGGTATCAGAGGGGAGcgaaaaaaaaagggcaaaaaatctCATACGTTGCATCTGGGAAGCGAAAGGGAGAGCACTGCAGAAAACGAGAAGGGCAGGAAAGTACTTTTATGGGGTTGCTTACAGCCGCTcgcaaaggaaggaggaggaagtacATTAGCAAATCAACCTTAATCGCGCCGTCGCTCTGCAAGCGGGGGATCAAACCCCAGGCACGGGATTCCCAGAGGACTATAAGAGCTTCGTTTCAGCCAGTCTCCTAAGTGTGTCCCCCtcaaaaaaacctaacaaaacCACCCCCCTCCTGATCCAAAATGTCACTCAAGCTGCCCCGGAACTGGGATTTCAACCTGAAAATGGATGCTGCAAAAATAGGTACTGTTACCGCTTTTTTATGCCCGTAACCTTTCTGCTTGCGCTGGGGCCTTTCAGGCGCGAGCcatgggccggggcggctggggacCCTGCTTGGGGGGTGCTGGCACCCAAACCCAGCAGCAATCGCGCACGCGGCCTGGACCGAAACCCCACCGCTGGCCTGGGCGCGGGGACAGGTGGGC from the Dromaius novaehollandiae isolate bDroNov1 chromosome 26, bDroNov1.hap1, whole genome shotgun sequence genome contains:
- the CDS2 gene encoding phosphatidate cytidylyltransferase 2 isoform X3 — encoded protein: MITFFFIIIYLGPMVLMMIVMCVQIKCFHEIITIGYNVYHSYDLPWFRTLSWYFLLCVNYFFYGETVTDYFFTLVQREEPLRILSKYHRFISFALYLTGFCMFVLSLVKKHYRLQFYMFGWTHVTLLIVVTQSHLIIHNLFEGMIWFIVPISCVICNDIMAYMFGFFFGRTPLIKLSPKKTWEGFIGGFFATVLFGLLLSYVMSGYRCFTCPVEFNNDTNSFTVDCEPSELFQLQEYNIPVVLQSVVGWKTVRMYPFQIHSIALSTFASLIGPFGGFFASGFKRAFKIKDFANTIPGHGGIMDRFDCQYLMATFVNVYIASFIRGPNPSKLIQQFLTLRPDQQLHIFNTLKAHLVDKGMLASLEDA